A region of the Nocardia asteroides genome:
TCCGCGCGCCCCGCGCGGAGGTCCGTAGCTAATTGTCAGCCAGGTCACAGTGAATGATCGGTGGCCGGGCTGTTCCCTTTCTGGTAGAAGTTAATCAACTCGGGGGAGTTAACCCTTCAACCTATCGCGTGGTGAAGGGGCGACGGAAGACTCAAATAGGAGGGGCTTGACACATGAACCGGCGGACCGGCTCGACCCGGCGACCGCGGCGAGGCAAGGCCCGCCGCCCCACATCCGAGCTACCCGACCTGCGCCGATGGGTCCGACAAGTCCGCGAGGCCCGCGGCCTGACCCGAGCCGAGGCCGCCGGCCGACTCCAGATCAGCGAGGACCTGATCAAGAAGATCGAACGCGGCGAACGTTCGGCCTCGCCGACAGTGCTCGAGCAGTTCATCACCGGGCTCGGCATGAACGAGTCCCAGGCCCGCTACACCCGCGAACTCGCCGGGCCACCGCTACCGCTGCCCTCGATCGAGGAGCTACGAGCCCGCCCCGTCGCCTGCGAGCACCACACGACGTTGCGCCGTCTCGATGAGCGAGGTTTGGTCGGTGCGTATCTCGACCCTTTGTGGAACGTGGTCTACGCCAGCGAGCGCTTCCGCAGCGAGCTGCCTGAGCTTGCCGACTACGACGACAACCTCAGCCAGTGGTTCTTCCACCCCGGCAGCACCGCACCCACGGCCGAGCCTCTCCTTGTGCACTGGGACGCCGCCGCGACTTACATGGTCGCGTCTCTGCGCGCGAAGTTCGGCATCTACCGCCACAGTCCCCGCGCACGAACGCTGCACGAGAAACTCAGCGCGGCAACCACTTTCCGGCAGTTGTGGACCGACAGCATCGAGGTCGCCTACGGCCACAAAACCGTGCACCCGCTGCAGGTACGTGATCCCGACACCGGCGAGAAACGCACCATCCGCATACACCTCGGCGTCGGAGCAGAAGGCCCTCCCGACCTGCGATTCTGCTTCGTCTACCCCGACCCGTGCAAGCCGCCGAGCAGCGGCACCTGACCCTCCACCGCCCCACGACCACCCGGAAGCCCCGGGCGGAG
Encoded here:
- a CDS encoding helix-turn-helix domain-containing protein, translating into MNRRTGSTRRPRRGKARRPTSELPDLRRWVRQVREARGLTRAEAAGRLQISEDLIKKIERGERSASPTVLEQFITGLGMNESQARYTRELAGPPLPLPSIEELRARPVACEHHTTLRRLDERGLVGAYLDPLWNVVYASERFRSELPELADYDDNLSQWFFHPGSTAPTAEPLLVHWDAAATYMVASLRAKFGIYRHSPRARTLHEKLSAATTFRQLWTDSIEVAYGHKTVHPLQVRDPDTGEKRTIRIHLGVGAEGPPDLRFCFVYPDPCKPPSSGT